The proteins below come from a single Bryobacter aggregatus MPL3 genomic window:
- a CDS encoding carboxypeptidase-like regulatory domain-containing protein, translating to MHSHLFRRFLAQLLVLFLLHTSAFSQEVKAPEGTPKLNILVINGDGAINNIKSRTARETIVEVRDENNKPVAGASVVFLLPDSGPGLVSSNGTRMITTMTDANGRAAARGLKTNGQSGRYNLQVRANYQQSFGQIAIAQSNIVAAGAAISGLTVALIAVGAAAAAGTAYAVTRDSGPGRGSVGVNPGSPSAGAPR from the coding sequence ATGCATTCCCATCTCTTTCGCAGGTTCCTGGCCCAACTCCTGGTTCTTTTCTTGCTCCATACTTCGGCGTTTTCACAAGAAGTGAAGGCACCGGAAGGCACGCCAAAACTCAATATTCTCGTGATCAATGGCGATGGCGCGATTAACAACATTAAGAGCCGTACGGCACGGGAAACCATTGTGGAAGTCCGCGATGAAAACAACAAGCCCGTCGCTGGGGCTAGCGTCGTCTTTCTGTTGCCCGATTCCGGGCCCGGACTTGTCAGTTCCAATGGGACTCGCATGATTACCACCATGACCGACGCAAATGGACGAGCCGCCGCCCGGGGATTGAAGACGAACGGACAATCCGGACGCTACAACCTCCAGGTACGTGCGAACTACCAACAGTCTTTTGGGCAGATCGCCATTGCACAGTCAAATATAGTAGCGGCGGGAGCCGCCATTTCGGGTCTTACGGTCGCACTCATTGCTGTGGGAGCCGCAGCGGCTGCGGGTACGGCTTATGCGGTGACACGCGATAGCGGACCTGGCAGGGGCTCTGTGGGCGTAAATCCAGGTTCGCCATCGGCTGGGGCGCCTCGCTAA
- a CDS encoding DUF4384 domain-containing protein, which produces MFGTAILLSASILLAQDTPAEGGPRLTAREIFYGAAPAAPAATPKATPAKKPKEPVKEIASSAPKISNPTHVQPDVPVRLATDTSTNGSGLAMRWSIAQLSPDGTKKEVPTTKQFKSGDRINVRVEVNDFGYLYIFARGSSGKWSPLFPSPQISGGDNRVGPNQAYTIPAGFVFKFDDNPGEERVFVVFSRKPETDFDGLIYKVSPDRNAAPAPAGAPRQQAPGIILASNISIGDPFVDRMKTLYARDLVVEKVEGEVKTSSLGPRFEHASYVASKRQDDPRVVAEMTLTHK; this is translated from the coding sequence ATGTTCGGTACCGCGATTCTACTGAGCGCTAGCATTTTGCTGGCGCAAGACACTCCCGCTGAAGGCGGCCCGCGACTCACGGCCCGCGAGATCTTCTATGGCGCCGCACCGGCCGCGCCCGCGGCCACCCCAAAAGCAACTCCAGCCAAGAAGCCGAAGGAGCCGGTCAAAGAAATCGCATCCTCTGCACCCAAGATCAGCAACCCCACGCATGTCCAGCCCGATGTACCGGTTCGCCTTGCTACCGACACTTCGACCAATGGTTCCGGGCTCGCCATGCGTTGGAGCATTGCGCAATTGTCGCCCGATGGCACCAAGAAAGAAGTTCCCACGACGAAGCAGTTCAAGAGTGGAGACCGCATTAATGTCCGCGTCGAAGTAAACGACTTCGGATACCTCTACATCTTTGCCCGTGGCAGTTCCGGCAAGTGGAGTCCGCTCTTCCCCTCCCCGCAGATCTCTGGTGGCGACAACCGTGTCGGTCCGAATCAGGCCTATACCATTCCCGCTGGTTTTGTCTTCAAGTTCGATGACAATCCCGGTGAAGAGCGCGTCTTTGTCGTCTTCAGCCGCAAGCCGGAGACGGACTTCGATGGCCTCATCTACAAAGTCTCACCTGACCGCAATGCCGCCCCCGCGCCGGCCGGCGCCCCACGCCAGCAAGCTCCCGGCATCATCCTGGCTTCCAATATCAGCATCGGAGATCCCTTCGTCGATCGCATGAAGACGCTCTATGCGCGCGATCTTGTGGTTGAAAAAGTGGAAGGCGAGGTCAAGACCTCCAGCCTCGGCCCTCGCTTTGAACACGCCTCCTATGTCGCTAGCAAACGCCAGGATGATCCCCGTGTGGTTGCCGAAATGACTCTGACACACAAATGA